The Halomonas sp. KG2 genome segment ACCAAACCAACCCTTGGTACCGTACACGGATTAATCAACACGAAGACCAAGCGCTAAGTAATCAGCGTCAGCTTGCTTATAAGTCGGCCATTGGCAACGCGTTAGTATTGGCGGTGACCGGCGTATTGTTGGTGGGCGTATTATGGCTGGGCAGCTTCATTGTAGAGGCCGGCCACGTGGCGGGGCCTATCATGGTTATGGCGGTTATCGCTGTGCTGGGTATAAATGAAGTATTCACTACGCTGCCTAACGCCTTTCTAAAAGTCGGTGCTAGCTATGGCGCTGCTCGGCGACTAAATGCGCTAAGTAGCATAATGACTGAGGCGCCGTGGTTGGCTTTGCCTGATGCTTCTCGCGGGCATCCAGTGGCGTTTAATAATGTTTCTTTTCGTTATCCCGATACAGCCTATTCGGTGCTGTTTGACACTACATTTACCTTGCCTGCCGGAGAGCGAGCAGTAGTGACAGGTGTCTCAGGGGCAGGCAAGTCAACGTTGGCTAACCTTATTATGGGTAGAATATCGCCTTCAGAGGGGCAGGTTTACGTTGCCAGCTGTGCGCCTTCTAACGTTACTGTGGAAAGCCGTGCCAAGCATTTTGCTTTGCTCACGCAGCAGGTTGATCTTTTTGATGGATCGTTAGCGGCGAATCTGCGTATCGCGAACCCTGAGGCAAGCGATGATCAACTGTGGGAAGCTCTCTCTCAAGTTGCCCTAAAAGATTGGGCAAAGCAGCAACCAAATCAGCTTATGACTCAAGTCGGCGAAATGGGGCAGCAGCTCTCAGGAGGGCAGGCACGAAGAGTGGCATTGGCTCGTATTTTCTTGCGTGATCCAGCCGTAGTGCTTTTAGACGAACCCTTTGCCGGTGTGGATGCGTTCACCGCAATGCATATTGCTAAGTCCCTTGACCATTGGCTCACTGGTCGAACAGCGATCTATTTTATTCACCAAGTAGAATGCCCGTCGTTGCTGCCTGGCGTTAACTATCACTGGCGACTTGCTGGGGGAAAGTTAAATACGGATACTCTTGATAATGTTGGAAATAATTTACCCTAATGACAGGAGTTTCGTATGCATGAATTTCTTCTTCAGCTGCCTAAGGTAGAGCTTCATTTGCATATCGAAGGCTCGCTAGAGCCTGAGTTAATGTTTGAACTTGCCAAGCGAAATGGTATTGAGCTTCCATATGCGACGGTTAAAGAGGCAAAAGCAGCTTACGAGTTCGATGACCTACAGGGGTTCCTAAATCTTTATTATCAAGGCATGAATGTGCTGCGCACAGAGCAGGATTTTTATGACTTGGCGATGGATTATTTCCAGCGTGCTCGTGGGGAAGGGGTCGTGCACATTGATATGCATTTTGACCCTCAGGCCCATCTCCAGCGTGGCATCCCTCTTGAGGTTGTGATGGCGGGATTGCTTCGTGCGAAAGAAGAAGCAGAGGCAACGCTTGATCTGTCTGTTGGTATGATTATGGCTTTTTTGCGTGATCGTCCGGCTGAAGAAGCGCTCAGCGTGCTCGAAAACGCTGCTCCATACTGGAAGTTTTTAGATGCGATTGGTTTAGACAGCGCAGAGCGTGATAATCCCCCGGTAAAGTTCCAGGCACTGTTTGCGCGAGCCAAAGAACTTGGCTTGGTGCGTGTTGCCCATGCAGGAGAAGAAGGGCCTGCTGAATATATTGCTGAAGCACTGGATCTTCTCGATGTTCAGCGAATTGACCATGGGGTTCGCTGCCTCGAAAGTGACGCAGTGGTTAAACGGCTGAGAGAGCGTCAAATCGTACTAACGGTTTGCCCGCTGTCTAATGTCAGTTTGAAAGTGGTTGATGATCTTCGAGATCACCCTCTTCCCCAGTTATTGAAAGAAAACCTCAAGGTGACAATTAGCTCAGACGACCCGGCTTATTTTGGCGGTGGGTTGCTGACAAATCATGTTGCCTGTGCTGAAGCATTTGGCTGGGATGCTGAGGTCTTTCGCATGCTGAACCGTAATGCAATTGAAGAAGCTTTTGTTGATGAGCCACGTCGCCAAGAGCTTTTGCAACGTCTTGAGTTGGTATGAAAGAACCGCCGACCTTGTGTTGATAATGGCTTATGTAAATCGCTCCCTATTTCACCGTCGGCCAGCATAGGATTGGTAGCTACCCGTAGTGAAGTTCCTACTAGACAAACTGTCTTCTTAAGTAGTCGCCTGTCTTCTTTCTAGGTGGCTATCAAACAAGATAAAAAAGTGTTGACGAATAAATAGAAATGAGTAGAATACGCCCCACATCGAACGGCAGCGCCATTCGATAGCTCTTTAATAATTTGATCAGGTAATTCATGTGGGCGCTTGCCGATGAGGGTGATAAATCACCAAATATCAAGGCAAGCGGTCATGAGAACGACAGTTTTTAAACGTAAGTTTTTAAACAATAGTTGAATGAATTCGTTTGAACCTTGAGCCAAGTTTGATGCGCTTTTGTTGCCTTTGGGTGGCGAGTAAGCATCACAATGATTTTAAACTGAAGAGTTTGATCATGGCTCAGATTGAACGCTGGCGGCAGGCCTAACACATGCAAGTCGAGCGGTAACAGGGGTAGCTTGCTACCCGCTGACGAGCGGCGGACGGGTGAGTAATGCATAGGAATCTGCCCGATAGTGGGGGATAACCTGGGGAAACCCAGGCTAATACCGCATACGTCCTACGGGAGAAAGGGGGCTTCGGCTCTCGCTATTGGATGAGCCTATGTCGGATTAGCTAGTTGGTGAGGTAATGGCTCACCAAGGCAACGATCCGTAGCTGGTCTGAGAGGATGATCAGCCACATCGGGACTGAGACACGGCCCGAACTCCTACGGGAGGCAGCAGTGGGGAATATTGGACAATGGGCGAAAGCCTGATCCAGCCATGCCGCGTGTGTGAAGAAGGCCCTCGGGTTGTAAAGCACTTTCAGCGAGGAAGAACGCCTAGTGGTTAATACCCATTAGGAAAGACATCACTCGCAGAAGAAGCACCGGCTAACTCCGTGCCAGCAGCCGCGGTAATACGGAGGGTGCAAGCGTTAATCGGAATTACTGGGCGTAAAGCGCGCGTAGGTGGCTTGATAAGCCGGTTGTGAAAGCCCCGGGCTCAACCTGGGAACGGCATCCGGAACTGTCAAGCTAGAGTGCAGGAGAGGAAGGTAGAATTCCCGGTGTAGCGGTGAAATGCGTAGAGATCGGGAGGAATACCAGTGGCGAAGGCGGCCTTCTGGACTGACACTGACACTGAGGTGCGAAAGCGTGGGTAGCAAACAGGATTAGATACCCTGGTAGTCCACGCCGTAAACGATGTCGACCAGCCGTTGGGTGCCTAGCGCACTTTGTGGCGAAGTTAACGCGATAAGTCGACCGCCTGGGGAGTACGGCCGCAAGGTTAAAACTCAAATGAATTGACGGGGGCCCGCACAAGCGGTGGAGCATGTGGTTTAATTCGATGCAACGCGAAGAACCTTACCTACTCTTGACATCCTGCGAACTTGTGAGAGATCACTTGGTGCCTTCGGGAACGCAGAGACAGGTGCTGCATGGCTGTCGTCAGCTCGTGTTGTGAAATGTTGGGTTAAGTCCCGTAACGAGCGCAACCCTTGTCCTTATTTGCCAGCGGGTAATGCCGGGAACTCTAAGGAGACTGCCGGTGACAAACCGGAGGAAGGTGGGGACGACGTCAAGTCATCATGGCCCTTACGAGTAGGGCTACACACGTGCTACAATGGCCGGTACAAAGGGTTGCGAGCTCGCGAGAGTCAGCTAATCCCGAAAAGCCGGTCTCAGTCCGGATCGGAGTCTGCAACTCGACTCCGTGAAGTCGGAATCGCTAGTAATCGTGAATCAGAATGTCA includes the following:
- the cydC gene encoding thiol reductant ABC exporter subunit CydC, with product MKQFYRDMKPWLLIMLRRRQRFFMGALLALVTLLAGLALLGLSGWFITVCALAGIALAAGLPVTLDIYVPGGGIRFFALLRTVARYAERLYNHNTVLTLLADLRYRVFGDLTRLDEATLKRRRASEWLSRLTSDIDTLDNLYLRLLIPPLVGLLSILVVSGFIAIWVPVLGGLIAAVLSVLWLVVTLGYAWLGFSNSHQQVNDQEELRRLVLDQVQASAELMSYQTNPWYRTRINQHEDQALSNQRQLAYKSAIGNALVLAVTGVLLVGVLWLGSFIVEAGHVAGPIMVMAVIAVLGINEVFTTLPNAFLKVGASYGAARRLNALSSIMTEAPWLALPDASRGHPVAFNNVSFRYPDTAYSVLFDTTFTLPAGERAVVTGVSGAGKSTLANLIMGRISPSEGQVYVASCAPSNVTVESRAKHFALLTQQVDLFDGSLAANLRIANPEASDDQLWEALSQVALKDWAKQQPNQLMTQVGEMGQQLSGGQARRVALARIFLRDPAVVLLDEPFAGVDAFTAMHIAKSLDHWLTGRTAIYFIHQVECPSLLPGVNYHWRLAGGKLNTDTLDNVGNNLP
- a CDS encoding adenosine deaminase encodes the protein MHEFLLQLPKVELHLHIEGSLEPELMFELAKRNGIELPYATVKEAKAAYEFDDLQGFLNLYYQGMNVLRTEQDFYDLAMDYFQRARGEGVVHIDMHFDPQAHLQRGIPLEVVMAGLLRAKEEAEATLDLSVGMIMAFLRDRPAEEALSVLENAAPYWKFLDAIGLDSAERDNPPVKFQALFARAKELGLVRVAHAGEEGPAEYIAEALDLLDVQRIDHGVRCLESDAVVKRLRERQIVLTVCPLSNVSLKVVDDLRDHPLPQLLKENLKVTISSDDPAYFGGGLLTNHVACAEAFGWDAEVFRMLNRNAIEEAFVDEPRRQELLQRLELV